The following DNA comes from Mya arenaria isolate MELC-2E11 chromosome 11, ASM2691426v1.
GTTAAGCACCGAACGAGGTCTTCTACAACGTGGCACGAACGTACCAGAATCGTAGTAAAAGCGTGGAGAGGTTGTGGTGAAAACTCCATTGACTTAGCAAGTACGCAATGACAACCTAGAGACAACGCGTAGAGAACGCCATTCAATATTTCCCGTCCAGTACCACGCTTGCTCTACGTCAATCAAGCTCCTAATATGTTTTAGTTACGCCGTCTCTACGTCCATGTCATCGTTAATACGTTCTTATTTTAAGTTCATACTACGTCCTGATTCGACCACGTCCTCACTACGTCTTTTTAACATATTCAAAGACCGCTCACGTCCTTCACGTCCTTCACGTCCATAAAGACCATACCACGTCCATATCGGTGTCGTCTGCTTTCATTTTATGTTGACCATGCGCTTTCTAGAACAATCTTATTTGTTGCAGATATTGTTAGCTTAAGcattgaacataaaacattCCGCGCAGAGAATGTTTATATCCTGTTTTTCATAAGAGGCGTCAAATGGTTCAGACTTGATGCACTTTATATAAACTATTACTGTATTGTAGTAAATAGATTTACGATAATTATTTGAAAGCAAAttgttggttttattttatCCAAGTATCTTTTCGTAGTTGGCTCTTTGTTGCCAGCAAAACTACTCCGTTTAAAACAAACAGCACGAACAAACGTACGATGAAATAGcgcaaaaaaggaaaaaaatagtaaatgtttttttttgttatagaattagtatgttgttgtttttcaggtACAGAAAAATCTGCGTTCCATTTGGTCGCCAGATGTCACTCACACAGGCCAAGATTTCTTGCGCCGTCGTTTTGGGCGTGTCGCTTCTGATATCTTGGCCAGCCCCTGTGCTCTATGGGCGTGATACTATTGTGACGTCAGATGTAAACATCAACGGCACGCGGTGCTACGAAGAGGACCGATTCCACGGCACCAAATACATGGCCTACTTCAACGCCCTGTTAATCCTCGTCTTCTTTTCAGCGTTGATTATTCTAGCTGTGCTCTACTCTTTGATATGGCGAAAAATTAAGAACCATAGTGCCACCAAGAAGAAATTCAGCCAGAAAGAAACTGAATCAGGAACAAGTACAGCCATGTCGGTAGTGACAACTTCAGGCAGCAATAGTTGTTCTAAAGGCGAAAAGAATGACGTATCCAGTGATGAAAACATTCCTGAAAAAGTTGTGTCCAAAGGCAACAATGTGCTTCACCACTCAGCAAAATGCAGCGAAGGGAATGATCAGAGGGCCAGTCGAACTACCGTCATGTTCCTCCTCATAACAGCCGTGTTTTTGCTTAGCTATTTCCCTCATCTGTTGTTGAAGATCATAACATTCCTTAACAAGGGTTTTGTGGAAAACATGACTTTTACGGGTAAAGTGTTTTATAACACGTTCATCTGGTGCTTTTTCATTAACAACATGGCGAATGCGTTCATCTACGGGTTTTTTGACAGACGGTTTAGGTCTGAAGTGAAGAGCATGTATTCCAAACTGTTTTCATAtggaaagaaataaaatgtgtgcATGCTTACCATTTcattgtaaacatttctttgCCACGTGttcattcatttcatataaatgtaaattaactcATAAACTCTTCAAAATCTATCATTGGCATTTTTATGTATTGGCatacattaatatttgatttgagAAATCCGGAAGCTTTCTTTTGTCTTGGACGAATATGAGGTGGCATGTTATTAAACGTTGCTTACTGACGAAGCCCAtggttaaaaacattattatatgataaacaataaaaactctTTGTAACACTTCGACATAGCGGAACATCGAGATATCAGAGTTCGACATTGAATTTCACATCTTGTTACATAAGTATGCATTTAGCCCGCCCTTTGGTCTACAGTGTAGTCATACACTTTCAGGATTTAACAC
Coding sequences within:
- the LOC128209941 gene encoding cholecystokinin receptor type A-like, whose protein sequence is MKTKMSTSDEEILQRLNYEEAKQYVGGVVFVTLIMIAGVVGNLHVLFVYAFRIKPSNHRVFILTLGVLDFTTCVIGMPFILVDLRHPLTFTLIAACKLLRFVNYFICMSSGLLLVVIAIDRYRKICVPFGRQMSLTQAKISCAVVLGVSLLISWPAPVLYGRDTIVTSDVNINGTRCYEEDRFHGTKYMAYFNALLILVFFSALIILAVLYSLIWRKIKNHSATKKKFSQKETESGTSTAMSVVTTSGSNSCSKGEKNDVSSDENIPEKVVSKGNNVLHHSAKCSEGNDQRASRTTVMFLLITAVFLLSYFPHLLLKIITFLNKGFVENMTFTGKVFYNTFIWCFFINNMANAFIYGFFDRRFRSEVKSMYSKLFSYGKK